The following coding sequences are from one Saccharomyces cerevisiae S288C chromosome X, complete sequence window:
- the TOR1 gene encoding phosphatidylinositol kinase-related protein kinase TOR1 (PIK-related protein kinase and rapamycin target; subunit of TORC1, a complex that controls growth in response to nutrients by regulating translation, transcription, ribosome biogenesis, nutrient transport and autophagy; involved in meiosis; indole-3-acetic acid, an ATP-competitive TORC1 inhibitor, accumulates upon entry into stationary phase; malonyl-CoA is a direct ATP-competitive inhibitor of TORC1; TOR1 has a paralog, TOR2, that arose from the whole genome duplication), with protein MEPHEEQIWKSKLLKAANNDMDMDRNVPLAPNLNVNMNMKMNASRNGDEFGLTSSRFDGVVIGSNGDVNFKPILEKIFRELTSDYKEERKLASISLFDLLVSLEHELSIEEFQAVSNDINNKILELVHTKKTSTRVGAVLSIDTLISFYAYTERLPNETSRLAGYLRGLIPSNDVEVMRLAAKTLGKLAVPGGTYTSDFVEFEIKSCLEWLTASTEKNSFSSSKPDHAKHAALLIITALAENCPYLLYQYLNSILDNIWRALRDPHLVIRIDASITLAKCLSTLRNRDPQLTSQWVQRLATSCEYGFQVNTLECIHASLLVYKEILFLKDPFLNQVFDQMCLNCIAYENHKAKMIREKIYQIVPLLASFNPQLFAGKYLHQIMDNYLEILTNAPANKIPHLKDDKPQILISIGDIAYEVGPDIAPYVKQILDYIEHDLQTKFKFRKKFENEIFYCIGRLAVPLGPVLGKLLNRNILDLMFKCPLSDYMQETFQILTERIPSLGPKINDELLNLVCSTLSGTPFIQPGSPMEIPSFSRERAREWRNKNILQKTGESNDDNNDIKIIIQAFRMLKNIKSRFSLVEFVRIVALSYIEHTDPRVRKLAALTSCEIYVKDNICKQTSLHSLNTVSEVLSKLLAITIADPLQDIRLEVLKNLNPCFDPQLAQPDNLRLLFTALHDESFNIQSVAMELVGRLSSVNPAYVIPSIRKILLELLTKLKFSTSSREKEETASLLCTLIRSSKDVAKPYIEPLLNVLLPKFQDTSSTVASTALRTIGELSVVGGEDMKIYLKDLFPLIIKTFQDQSNSFKREAALKALGQLAASSGYVIDPLLDYPELLGILVNILKTENSQNIRRQTVTLIGILGAIDPYRQKEREVTSTTDISTEQNAPPIDIALLMQGMSPSNDEYYTTVVIHCLLKILKDPSLSSYHTAVIQAIMHIFQTLGLKCVSFLDQIIPTILDVMRTCSQSLLEFYFQQLCSLIIIVRQHIRPHVDSIFQAIKDFSSVAKLQITLVSVIEAISKALEGEFKRLVPLTLTLFLVILENDKSSDKVLSRRVLRLLESFGPNLEGYSHLITPKIVQMAEFTSGNLQRSAIITIGKLAKDVDLFEMSSRIVHSLLRVLSSTTSDELSKVIMNTLSLLLIQMGTSFAIFIPVINEVLMKKHIQHTIYDDLTNRILNNDVLPTKILEANTTDYKPAEQMEAADAGVAKLPINQSVLKSAWNSSQQRTKEDWQEWSKRLSIQLLKESPSHALRACSNLASMYYPLAKELFNTAFACVWTELYSQYQEDLIGSLCIALSSPLNPPEIHQTLLNLVEFMEHDDKALPIPTQSLGEYAERCHAYAKALHYKEIKFIKEPENSTIESLISINNQLNQTDAAIGILKHAQQHHSLQLKETWFEKLERWEDALHAYNEREKAGDTSVSVTLGKMRSLHALGEWEQLSQLAARKWKVSKLQTKKLIAPLAAGAAWGLGEWDMLEQYISVMKPKSPDKEFFDAILYLHKNDYDNASKHILNARDLLVTEISALINESYNRAYSVIVRTQIITEFEEIIKYKQLPPNSEKKLHYQNLWTKRLLGCQKNVDLWQRVLRVRSLVIKPKQDLQIWIKFANLCRKSGRMRLANKALNMLLEGGNDPSLPNTFKAPPPVVYAQLKYIWATGAYKEALNHLIGFTSRLAHDLGLDPNNMIAQSVKLSSASTAPYVEEYTKLLARCFLKQGEWRIATQPNWRNTNPDAILGSYLLATHFDKNWYKAWHNWALANFEVISMVQEETKLNGGKNDDDDDTAVNNDNVRIDGSILGSGSLTINGNRYPLELIQRHVVPAIKGFFHSISLLETSCLQDTLRLLTLLFNFGGIKEVSQAMYEGFNLMKIENWLEVLPQLISRIHQPDPTVSNSLLSLLSDLGKAHPQALVYPLTVAIKSESVSRQKAALSIIEKIRIHSPVLVNQAELVSHELIRVAVLWHELWYEGLEDASRQFFVEHNIEKMFSTLEPLHKHLGNEPQTLSEVSFQKSFGRDLNDAYEWLNNYKKSKDINNLNQAWDIYYNVFRKITRQIPQLQTLDLQHVSPQLLATHDLELAVPGTYFPGKPTIRIAKFEPLFSVISSKQRPRKFSIKGSDGKDYKYVLKGHEDIRQDSLVMQLFGLVNTLLKNDSECFKRHLDIQQYPAIPLSPKSGLLGWVPNSDTFHVLIREHRDAKKIPLNIEHWVMLQMAPDYENLTLLQKIEVFTYALDNTKGQDLYKILWLKSRSSETWLERRTTYTRSLAVMSMTGYILGLGDRHPSNLMLDRITGKVIHIDFGDCFEAAILREKYPEKVPFRLTRMLTYAMEVSGIEGSFRITCENVMRVLRDNKESLMAILEAFALDPLIHWGFDLPPQKLTEQTGIPLPLINPSELLRKGAITVEEAANMEAEQQNETKNARAMLVLRRITDKLTGNDIKRFNELDVPEQVDKLIQQATSIERLCQHYIGWCPFW; from the coding sequence ATGGAACCGCATGAGGAGCAGATTTGGAAGAGTAAACTTTTGAAAGCGGCTAACAACGATATGGACATGGATAGAAATGTGCCGTTGGCACCGAATCTGAATGTGAATATGAACATGAAAATGAATGCGAGCAGGAACGGGGATGAATTCGGTCTGACTTCTAGTAGGTTTGATGGAGTGGTGATTGGCAGTAATGGGGATGTAAATTTTAAGCCCATTTTGGAGAAAATTTTCCGCGAATTAACCAGTGATTACAAGGAGGAACGAAAATTGGCCAGTATTTCATTATTTGATCTACTAGTATCCTTGGAACATGAATTGTCGATAGAAGAGTTCCAAGCAGTTTCAAATGACATAAACAATAAGATTTTGGAGCTGGTCCATACAAAAAAAACGAGCACTAGGGTAGGGGCTGTTCTATCCATAGACACTTTGATTTCATTCTACGCATATACTGAAAGGTTGCCTAACGAAACTTCACGACTGGCTGGTTACCTTCGAGGGCTAATACCTTCTAATGATGTAGAGGTCATGAGACTCGCTGCAAAGACTCTGGGCAAGTTAGCCGTTCCAGGAGGTACATATACCTCTGATTTCGTGGAATTTGAGATAAAGTCTTGCTTAGAATGGCTTACTGCCTCCACGGAAAAGAATTCATTCTCGAGTTCGAAGCCAGACCATGCTAAACATGCTGCGCTTCTGATTATAACAGCGTTGGCAGAGAATTGTCCTTATTTACTCTACCAATACTTGAATTCCATACTAGATAACATTTGGAGAGCACTAAGAGACCCACATTTGGTGATCAGAATTGATGCGTCCATTACATTGGCCAAATGTCTTTCCACCCTACGAAATAGGGATCCTCAGTTAACTAGCCAGTGGGTGCAGAGATTGGCTACAAGTTGTGAATACGGATTTCAAGTAAACACATTAGAATGCATCCATGCAAGTTTGTTGGTTTATAAGGAaatcttgtttttgaaggATCCCTTTTTGAATCAAGTGTTCGACCAAATGTGTCTAAATTGCATAGCTTATGAAAATCATAAAGCGAAAATGATTAGAGAAAAGATTTACCAGATTGTTCCCCTATTAGCATCGTTCAATCCTCAATTATTTGCTGGCAAATATTTGCACCAAATTATGGACAACTATTTAGAGATTTTAACCAATGCTCCAGCAAATAAAATACCACATCTCAAAGATGACAAACCACAGATTTTAATATCGATTGGTGATATTGCATATGAAGTCGGGCCCGATATCGCACCTTATGTGAAACAAATTCTTGATTATATTGAACATGATTTACAGACGAAATTCAAATTcagaaagaaatttgaaaatgaaattttctaCTGCATCGGAAGATTGGCAGTTCCCTTGGGCCCCGTTCTAGGTAAATTATTAAACAGAAATATACTGGACCTGATGTTCAAATGCCCTCTTTCCGACTATATGCAGGAAACGTTTCAAATTCTGACTGAGAGAATACCATCACTAGGCCCCAAAATAAATGACGAGTTGCTTAACCTAGTCTGTTCAACCTTATCTGGAACACCATTTATCCAGCCAGGGTCACCAATGGAGATACCATCGTTTTCGAGAGAAAGAGCAAGAGAATGgagaaataaaaacatCCTACAGAAAACTGGTGAAAGtaacgatgataataatgatataaAAATCATTATACAAGCTTTTAGaatgttaaaaaatatcaaaagcAGATTTTCGTTGGTGGAATTCGTGAGAATTGTTGCACTTTCTTACATTGAGCATACAGATCCCAGAGTAAGGAAACTAGCTGCGTTGACATCTTGTGAAATTTACGTCAAGGATAACATCTGCAAACAAACATCACTACACTCTCTGAACACTGTATCTGAAGTGTTATCAAAGCTTCTAGCCATTACGATTGCGGACCCTTTACAAGATATCCGTTTAGAAGTTTTAAAGAATCTTAATCCATGTTTCGATCCCCAGTTGGCACAACCAGATAATTTGAGACTCTTGTTTACTGCACTGCACGATGAGTCGTTCAATATTCAGTCAGTAGCAATGGAGCTTGTCGGTAGGTTGTCTTCCGTAAACCCTGCATACGTCATCCCATcgataagaaaaatactacTGGAACTGCtaacaaaattaaaattctcaacttcttctcgagaaaaggaagaaactGCCAGTTTGTTATGTACTCTTATCAGGTCGAGTAAAGATGTTGCGAAACCTTATATCGAACCTCTTTTAAATGTTCTTTTACCAAAATTCCAAGATACCTCTTCAACGGTTGCATCAACTGCACTGAGAACTATAGGTGAGCTATCTGTTGTAGGGGGCGAAGATATGAAGATATATCTTAAGGATTTGTTTCCTTTAATTATCAAAACATTTCAGGATCAATCAAACTCTTTCAAGAGAGAAGCTGCACTTAAGGCCCTTGGTCAACTTGCAGCCTCATCTGGTTACGTGATAGATCCTTTACTCGACTATCCCGAATTATTGGGTATATTGGTGAATATATTGAAGACAGAAAACTCTCAAAATATTAGGAGACAAACAGTCACTTTGATAGGTATACTGGGAGCTATCGACCCATATCGCCAAAAAGAACGTGAGGTTACCTCTACTACCGATATATCTACAGAACAGAACGCCCCGCCTATCGACATTGCTCTTCTCATGCAGGGCATGTCTCCTTCGAATGATGAGTATTATACCACTGTTGTCATTCACTGCCTGCTAAAAATCCTAAAAGATCCATCCCTATCATCTTACCACACTGCCGTGATCCAAGCGATTAtgcatatttttcaaaccCTTGGTCTAAAATGTGTTTCATTCTTGGACCAGATCATCCCAACTATTTTGGACGTAATGCGTACATGCTCTCAGTCACTATTAGAATTTTACTTCCAACAGCTTTGCTCTTTGATTATTATCGTAAGGCAACACATAAGACCTCATGTCGATTCTATATTCCAGGCTATCAAAGATTTTTCTTCGGTTGCTAAGCTACAAATAACGCTTGTAAGTGTTATTGAAGCAATATCAAAGGCTCTGGAGGGtgaattcaaaagattGGTCCCTCTTACTCTGACCTTGTTCCTTGTAATTTTGGAGAATGACAAGTCTAGTGACAAGGTCCTCTCCAGAAGGGTATTGAGACTGTTAGAATCGTTTGGTCCTAACTTAGAAGGTTATTCGCATTTGATTACACCCAAGATAGTTCAAATGGCAGAATTCACCAGCGGGAACCTACAAAGGTCTGCAATAATTACTATTGGCAAACTGGCCAAGGATGTTGACCTTTTTGAGATGTCCTCAAGAATTGTTCACTCTTTACTTAGGGTACTAAGTTCAACAACGAGTGACGAACTCTCAAAAGTCATTATGAATACTTTAAGTCTACTGCTAATACAAATGGGCACATCCTTTGCTATCTTCATCCCTGTCATTAATGAAGttttaatgaagaaacATATTCAACACACAATATATGATGACTTGACAAACAGAATATTAAACAATGATGTTTTACCCacaaaaattcttgaagcAAATACAACGGATTATAAGCCCGCGGAACAAATGGAGGCAGCAGATGCTGGGGTCGCAAAATTACCTATAAACCAATcagttttgaaaagtgCATGGAATTCTAGCCAACAAAGAACTAAAGAAGATTGGCAGGAATGGAGCAAACGTCTATCCATTCAATTATTAAAAGAGTCACCCTCCCATGCTCTAAGAGCTTGTTCAAATCTTGCAAGCATGTATTATCCACTAGCCAAAGAACTTTTTAATACCGCATTCGCATGTGTTTGGACCGAACTTTATAGCCAATATCAAGAAGATTTAATTGGGTCATTATGTATAGCCTTATCTTCTCCCTTAAATCCACCAGAAATACATCAAACATTGTTAAACCTGGTAGAATTTATGGAACACGATGACAAGGCATTACCAATACCAACTCAAAGCCTGGGCGAGTATGCTGAAAGATGTCACGCCTATGCCAAAGCGCTACATTATAAAGAGATTAAATTTATTAAAGAGCCTGAGAACTCAACTATTGAATCATTGATCAGCATTAACAACCAGCTGAATCAAACGGATGCTGCAATTGGTATATTAAAGCATGCCCAACAACATCATTCACTTCAATTAAAGGAGACAtggtttgaaaaattagagcGTTGGGAAGATGCACTACATGCTTATAATGAACGTGAAAAGGCAGGTGATACTTCCGTGAGCGTTACACTCGGTAAGATGAGATCCCTTCATGCCCTTGGCGAATGGGAACAGTTGTCGCAATTGGCAGCTAGAAAGTGGAAAGTTTCGAAGCTACAAACTAAGAAGCTAATAGCTCCCTTGGCAGCTGGTGCTGCGTGGGGGTTGGGAGAGTGGGATATGCTTGAGCAATATATCAGCGTTATGAAACCTAAATCTCCAGAtaaggaattttttgatgcaATTTTATACTTGCACAAGAATGATTACGACAATGCTAGTAAGCATATATTAAACGCCAGAGATTTGCTTGTGACTGAAATTTCCGCGTTGATCAATGAAAGTTATAATAGAGCATATAGCGTTATTGTTAGAACTCAAATAATAACAGAGTTTGAGGAAATCATCAAGTATAAACAATTGCCACCTAATTCCGAGAAAAAACTTCACTATCAAAATCTTTGGACAAAAAGACTGCTGGGCTGCCAAAAAAATGTCGATTTATGGCAAAGAGTGCTTAGAGTAAGATCATTGGTAATAAAGCCCAAGCAAGACCTGCAAATATGGATaaaatttgcaaatttgTGCAGAAAATCTGGTAGAATGAGGCTAGCAAATAAGGCATTGAATATGCTACTAGAAGGAGGCAACGATCCTAGTTTACCAAATACGTTCAAAGCTCCTCCCCCAGTTGTTTACGCGCAACTAAAATATATTTGGGCTACAGGAGCTTATAAAGAAGCATTAAACCACTTGATAGGATTTACATCCAGGTTAGCGCATGATCTTGGTTTGGATCCGAATAATATGATCGCGCAAAGTGTCAAACTCTCAAGTGCAAGTACTGCTCCGTATGTTGAGGAATACACAAAATTATTAGCTCGATGTTTTTTAAAGCAAGGTGAGTGGAGAATAGCAACACAACCGAACTGGAGAAACACAAATCCGGATGCAATTCTTGGTTCTTATCTATTGGCTACACATTTCGATAAAAATTGGTACAAGGCATGGCATAATTGGGCCTTAGCTAATTTTGAAGTAATATCCATGGTTCAGGAAGAGACTAAGCTCAACGGAGGTAagaatgatgatgatgatgacacGGCAgttaataatgataatgtGCGGATTGACGGTAGTATCCTAGGAAGTGGTTCTTTGACTATTAATGGCAACAGATACCCGCTAGAGCTTATTCAAAGACATGTTGTTCCAGCGATCAAGggcttttttcattcaataTCTCTATTAGAAACAAGTTGTTTGCAAGACACGTTGAGGTTATTGACTCTTTTATTTAACTTTGGTGGTATTAAAGAAGTCTCACAAGCCATGTATGAAGGCTTcaatttgatgaaaatagaGAACTGGCTTGAAGTCTTACCACAGTTGATCTCTCGTATACATCAGCCAGATCCTACGGTGAGTAATTCCCTTTTGTCGTTGCTTTCTGATTTAGGGAAAGCTCATCCACAAGCTCTCGTGTATCCTTTAACTGTCGCGATCAAGTCTGAATCTGTTTCAAGACAAAAAGCGGCTCTTTCAATAATAGAGAAAATTAGGATTCATAGTCCAGTCCTGGTAAACCAGGCAGAATTAGTTAGTCACGAGTTGATCAGAGTAGCCGTTCTATGGCACGAATTATGGTATGAAGGACTGGAAGATGCGAGCCGCCAATTTTTCGTTGAACATAACatagaaaaaatgttttcTACTTTAGAACCTTTACATAAACACTTAGGCAATGAGCCTCAAACGTTAAGTGAGGTATCGTTTCAGAAATCATTTGGTAGAGATTTGAACGATGCCTACGAATGGTTGAATAACTACAAAAAGTCAAAAGACATCAATAATTTGAACCAAGCTTGGGATATTTATTATAACGTCTTCAGAAAAATAACACGTCAAATACCACAGTTACAAACCTTAGACTTACAGCATGTTTCTCCCCAGCTTCTGGCTACTCATGATCTCGAATTGGCTGTTCCTGGGACATATTTCCCAGGAAAACCTACCATTAGAATAGCGAAGTTTGAGCCATTATTTTCTGTGATCTCTTCGAAGCAAAGGCCAAGAAAATTCTCCATCAAGGGTAGCGACGGTAAAGATTATAAATACGTTTTAAAGGGACATGAAGATATAAGACAAGATAGCCTTGTTATGCAATTATTTGGTCTAGTTAACactttgttgaagaatgATTCAGAGTGTTTCAAGAGACATTTGGATATCCAACAATACCCGGCTATTCCATTGTCGCCTAAATCTGGTTTACTAGGATGGGTACCAAATAGTGACACATTCCACGTTTTGATCAGAGAACACCGTGAtgccaaaaaaattccGTTGAACATTGAACATTGGGTTATGTTACAAATGGCCCCCGATTATGAGAATTTGACtcttttacaaaaaattgaagtaTTCACGTACGCTTTAGATAATACAAAAGGCCAAGACCTTTATAAAATATTATGGTTAAAGAGTAGGTCGTCAGAGACATGGCTAGAACGTAGAACAACTTATACGAGATCTTTAGCAGTTATGTCCATGACTGGTTATATTCTGGGACTAGGTGATCGCCATCCAAGCAACCTGATGCTAGATAGAATCACCGGTAAAGTTATCCACATTGATTTCGGCGATTGTTTTGAAGCTGCCATCTTAAGAGAAAAGTATCCAGAAAAAGTGCCATTTAGACTAACTAGGATGTTAACATACGCAATGGAAGTTAGTGGAATTGAAGGCAGTTTCCGAATTACTTGTGAAAATGTCATGAGAGTCTTAAGAGATAATAAAGAATCATTAATGGCGATCTTGGAAGCTTTTGCGCTTGATCCTTTGATCCATTGGGGATTTGATTTACCGCCACAAAAACTTACTGAGCAAACTGGAATTCCTTTGCCGTTGATTAATCCTAGTGAATTATTAAGGAAGGGGGCAATTACTGTCGAAGAAGCGGCAAATATGGAAGCAGAACAACAAAATGAGACCAAAAACGCCAGAGCAATGCTTGTTTTGAGACGTATTACAGATAAATTAACGGGCAATGATATCAAGAGGTTCAATGAATTAGACGTCCCTGAGCAGGTTGATAAACTGATCCAACAAGCCACTTCTATTGAAAGGTTATGTCAACATTATATTGGATGGTGCCCATTCTGGTGA
- the RFC2 gene encoding replication factor C subunit 2 (Subunit of heteropentameric Replication factor C (RF-C); RF-C is a DNA binding protein and ATPase that acts as a clamp loader of the proliferating cell nuclear antigen (PCNA) processivity factor for DNA polymerases delta and epsilon): MFEGFGPNKKRKISKLAAEQSLAQQPWVEKYRPKNLDEVTAQDHAVTVLKKTLKSANLPHMLFYGPPGTGKTSTILALTKELYGPDLMKSRILELNASDERGISIVREKVKNFARLTVSKPSKHDLENYPCPPYKIIILDEADSMTADAQSALRRTMETYSGVTRFCLICNYVTRIIDPLASRCSKFRFKALDASNAIDRLRFISEQENVKCDDGVLERILDISAGDLRRGITLLQSASKGAQYLGDGKNITSTQVEELAGVVPHDILIEIVEKVKSGDFDEIKKYVNTFMKSGWSAASVVNQLHEYYITNDNFDTNFKNQISWLLFTTDSRLNNGTNEHIQLLNLLVKISQL, from the coding sequence ATGTTTGAAGGGTTTGGTCCAAATAAAAAGCGTAAGATATCAAAGTTAGCCGCAGAGCAATCATTGGCACAACAACCCTGGGTTGAGAAATACAGGCCCAAAAACCTAGATGAAGTGACAGCTCAAGATCATGCCGTTACtgttttgaagaaaaccTTAAAGTCAGCTAATCTACCACATATGTTGTTTTATGGTCCCCCAGGAACTGGTAAAACGTCTACCATTTTAGCGCTAACAAAAGAATTATATGGACCCGACTTGAtgaaatcaagaatattGGAGTTGAACGCTTCTGACGAACGTGGTATCTCTATTGTAAGagaaaaggtaaaaaattttgcaagATTGACTGTATCCAAGCCTAGCAAACATGACTTGGAGAACTATCCGTGCCCACCGTATAAGATCATTATTCTCGATGAGGCCGATTCAATGACTGCCGATGCACAGAGTGCATTACGTAGAACAATGGAAACCTATTCAGGAGTAACAAGATTCTGTTTGATTTGTAATTATGTGACAAGAATTATTGACCCGCTAGCGTCCCGTTGTTCCAAATTTAGATTCAAAGCCCTAGACGCAAGTAATGCCATTGACCGTTTGAGGTTTATCAGcgaacaagaaaatgttaaATGTGATGATGGAGTTTTGGAAAGGATCTTGGACATTTCGGCAGGTGACTTGAGAAGAGGCATTACATTATTACAATCCGCTTCCAAGGGGGCGCAATACTTGGGTGATGGTAAAAACATAACTTCTACCCAAGTGGAAGAATTAGCTGGTGTGGTACCTCATGACATTCTAATagaaattgttgaaaaagtcAAAAGTGGTGATTTTGATGAGATTAAGAAATACGTCAATACGTTTATGAAAAGCGGTTGGTCTGCTGCGTCAGTAGTTAACCAACTACATGAATATTACATCACCAACGATAACTTTGATACgaacttcaaaaatcaaatatcttgGTTGCTGTTTACTACGGATTCCAGATTAAACAACGGAACGAACGAGCACATCCAATTATTAAACTTATTGGTTAAAATATCCCAACTCTAA
- the HAM1 gene encoding nucleoside triphosphate pyrophosphohydrolase HAM1 (Nucleoside triphosphate pyrophosphohydrolase; active against various substrates including ITP, dITP and XTP; mediates exclusion of non canonical purines, pyrimidines from dNTP pools; functions with YJL055W to mediate resistance to 5-FU; specifically reduces the incorporation of 5-FU into RNA without affecting uptake or incorporation of uracil into RNA; protein abundance increases in response to DNA replication stress; yeast HAM1 can complement knockdown of human homolog ITPA) codes for MSNNEIVFVTGNANKLKEVQSILTQEVDNNNKTIHLINEALDLEELQDTDLNAIALAKGKQAVAALGKGKPVFVEDTALRFDEFNGLPGAYIKWFLKSMGLEKIVKMLEPFENKNAEAVTTICFADSRGEYHFFQGITRGKIVPSRGPTTFGWDSIFEPFDSHGLTYAEMSKDAKNAISHRGKAFAQFKEYLYQNDF; via the coding sequence ATGAGCAACAACGAAATTGTATTTGTCACTGGCAATGCCAACAAGTTAAAGGAAGTGCAGTCGATTTTGACTCAAGAGGTcgacaacaacaacaaaaccATCCACTTAATCAATGAGGCCTTAGACCTGGAAGAATTGCAGGACACGGATCTGAATGCCATTGCGTTAGCTAAGGGAAAGCAAGCTGTTGCGGCCTTGGGTAAGGGTAAGCCAGTGTTTGTGGAAGACACTGCGTTGAGATTTGACGAATTTAACGGTCTACCAGGTGCTTATATAAAATGGTTTTTAAAGAGCATGGgattggaaaaaattgtgAAAATGTTGGAACcctttgaaaataaaaacgCTGAAGCAGTTACCACCATTTGTTTTGCTGATTCTCGGGGTGAATATCACTTCTTTCAAGGTATTACAAGAGGCAAGATCGTTCCAAGCCGGGGACCCACTACATTCGGCTGGgattcaatttttgaaccTTTTGATAGTCATGGACTGACTTACGCAGAGATGAGCAAAGACGCAAAGAATGCTATTTCTCATCGTGGTAAAGCCTTCGCTCAGTTTAAAGAGTACTTGTATCAAAATGACTTTTAG
- the YAE1 gene encoding Yae1p (Substrate-specific adaptor protein involved in apo-Rli1p maturation; subunit of the Yae1-Lto1 complex, recruiting apo-Rli1p to the CIA targeting complex, facilitating the insertion of an Fe/S cluster by the Fe-S biosynthetic machinery; deca-GX3 motif crucial for complex formation; essential for aerobic but not anaerobic growth; homolog of human YAE1D1, which is overexpressed in oral cancers; co-expression of YAE1D1 and LTO1 homolog ORAOV1 restores growth and Rli1p maturation after YAE1 depletion), translating to MSNTWDDVWASDSDVETERSPDLVKLRENHSKRGYLDGIVSSKEEKLQEGFNDGFPTGAKLGKQVGIIMGILLGLRTRFGDEDEDLSKAYIDAQKELRINKVLSKSIFDPNFDLQEKHPLITKWTDIANTYCEKYHVPSIQ from the coding sequence ATGTCGAATACTTGGGACGATGTATGGGCATCAGACAGTGATGTCGAAACTGAACGATCTCCAGATTTAGTGAAGTTAAGAGAGAATCATAGCAAGAGGGGGTACTTGGACGGAATAGTGAgttctaaagaagaaaagctGCAAGAGGGTTTCAATGATGGTTTCCCAACGGGCGCTAAATTAGGGAAACAAGTTGGCATAATTATGGGGATTTTACTTGGCCTACGAACACGTTttggtgatgaagatgaggacCTCAGTAAGGCATATAttgatgctcaaaaagAATTACGCATTAACAAAGTACTTAGTAAGTCCATATTTGATCCAAACTTTGACTTGCAAGAAAAACATCCGCTCATAACAAAATGGACTGATATTGCCAATACCTATTGTGAAAAGTACCATGTGCCATCTATCCAATAA